GGTTGTCGTTTTAAAACTACCGATGGCAAACCAATGCGTTAAATCGATATATTTCAAATAGGACACGTATAAAAAATTATCAAATAAATAGTTTTATGCTGTTCACAAAAAACTATCCAAAATTATTTTTGTGCCATAGTGGCACTTTTATTCTTGTTTTTATGTTTTAAAGCTGCTTTAACAAAAGCCACAAAAAGTGGATGCGGATTAGCAACCGTACTTTTATATTCTGGGTGATATTGCACACCAACAAACCAAGGGTGTTCTGGAATTTCTACAATTTCAACCAAGTTGGTTTCCGGGTTTATTCCTGTAGCCACCATTCCTGCAGCCTCAATCTGTTCTTTATATGTGTTGTTAAATTCATAACGATGTCTATGGCGTTCCTCTATAGAATTAGATTTATACACCTTATGCGCAATACTATTGGCTTTCAAATTACAAGTCCAAGCACCTAAACGCATGGTACCACCCTTTTCCGTGACATCCTTTTGCGACTCCATTAATCCAATTACGGGATTTGTAGTTTTAGGATCCATTTCTGTTGAATTGGCATCTTTTAAATTCATCACATTTCTACCAAATTCAATGACTGCCATTTGCATCCCTAAACAAATTCCAAAAAATGGCATGTTGTTTTCACGCACATACTTTACAGCATCAATTTTTCCTTCAATACCACGTTCACCAAAACCAGGCGCTACTAAAATACCATTCAAATGTGATAGTTTTGCGTGGATATTATCTGCATTTAAATATTCTGAATGAATAGGTTCTACATGAACTTTAACTTCATTTTCGGCACCTGCATGAATAAAGGCTTCTAATATGGATTTATACGAATCCTGTAGCTCCACATATTTCCCAATTAAACCGATAGTAACTTCGGTTTTAGGGTTTTTTAGTCGTGTTAAAAATTCATTCCAACGGGTTAAATCTGGCGCGTGACTTTCCAATCCTAATTTTTTCAAAACAACG
Above is a window of Bizionia sp. M204 DNA encoding:
- a CDS encoding CTP synthase; its protein translation is MTTTTKYIFVTGGVTSSLGKGIIAASLAKLLQAQGYRTTIQKLDPYINIDPGTLNPYEHGECYVTDDGAETDLDLGHYERFLNVPTSQANNVTTGRIYQSVIDKERRGEFLGKTVQVIPHITDEIKERVQKLGNSGNFDIVITEIGGTVGDIESLPYIEAVRQLRWDLGEKNGLVIHLTLVPYLSAAGELKTKPTQHSVKTLMESGVMADILVCRTEHELPMDLRRKLALFCNVREEAVIQSIDASTIYDVPNLMLKQGLDTVVLKKLGLESHAPDLTRWNEFLTRLKNPKTEVTIGLIGKYVELQDSYKSILEAFIHAGAENEVKVHVEPIHSEYLNADNIHAKLSHLNGILVAPGFGERGIEGKIDAVKYVRENNMPFFGICLGMQMAVIEFGRNVMNLKDANSTEMDPKTTNPVIGLMESQKDVTEKGGTMRLGAWTCNLKANSIAHKVYKSNSIEERHRHRYEFNNTYKEQIEAAGMVATGINPETNLVEIVEIPEHPWFVGVQYHPEYKSTVANPHPLFVAFVKAALKHKNKNKSATMAQK